One window of Nymphaea colorata isolate Beijing-Zhang1983 chromosome 1, ASM883128v2, whole genome shotgun sequence genomic DNA carries:
- the LOC116251156 gene encoding uncharacterized protein LOC116251156 — MAELRERKEEEEGEEEEEEERLLEEMAVIDFDMLCATVALQTRGFLAAPGEGGKAWEAEGGGGGGVQRMWEGDVLDCFQDQRIAIDSFCCPCCTFGKNMKKTGFGSCLLQGTMHLFLSVAAFLAYVAFGVTRQYYFLYIAIALTISVSLYLGYFRRKMRQHFNIRGSDSPVDDCLNHLLCPCCTLCQETRTLNLNNVRDGTWHGRGDTICIGSSGAGTGTSFELRQTPAVLTTKSPEVCRIERPEP, encoded by the exons atggcGGAGCTgagggagaggaaggaggaggaggaaggggaagaggaagaggaagaggagaggtTACTCGAAGAGATGGCGGTGATAGACTTTGACATGCTCTGTGCCACAGTGGCGCTACAGACGCGGGGTTTCTTGGCGGCACCGGGGGAAGGGGGAAAAGCATGGGAAGcagaagggggaggaggaggaggtgtgCAAAGGATGTGGGAGGGCGATGTCCTCGACTGCTTCCAGGATCAGCGCATCGCCATTGACTCCTTCTG TTGTCCTTGTTGTACATTTGGGAAGAACATGAAGAAGACGGGGTTTGGCTCATGTCTCCTTCAG GGAACCATgcatcttttcctttctgttgcAGCTTTCCTTGCTTATGTTGCATTCGGCGTCACCAGGCAATACTATTTTCTGTATATAGCTATTGCTTTGACCATTTCAGTCTCACTATATCTCGGTTATTTTCGACGAAAAATGCGACAACACTTCAATATCAGG GGTAGTGACAGTCCAGTGGACGATTGCCTGAATCATCTTCTTTGTCCTTGTTGTACACTGTGCCAG GAAACCAGAACTTTGAATCTGAACAATGTTAGAGATGGAACTTGGCATGGCAGAGGAGACACAATATGCATAGGAAGTAGTGGAGCAGGCACTGGTACTTCTTTTGAACTCCGCCAAACTCCAGCGGTGCTGACTACCAAGTCACCTGAAGTTTGCCGTATAGAGAGACCTGAGCCCTGA